The following are encoded in a window of Hemitrygon akajei chromosome 24, sHemAka1.3, whole genome shotgun sequence genomic DNA:
- the LOC140715789 gene encoding uncharacterized protein, translating to MGFSQSSDLQRDQRVHSGERPFSCSMCGKGFTRSSSLQRHQSVHTGERPFTCSDCGKRFTQSSQLKVHQRVHTGEKPFTCSDCGKGFTQSSHLHKHQSVHNGERPFTCSDCGKGFTQSSQLKVHQRIHTGEKPFICTDCGKGFTQSSHLLAHQSVHTGERPFTCPECGKGFTHSSNLQRHQRVHTGERPFLCSDCGKRFTQSFNLLTHQLVHTGERPFSAQTVGRDSLEISSEGKSAS from the coding sequence atgggATTCTCTCAATCATCTGACCTACAGAGAGACCAGCGAGTTCActctggggagagaccgttcagcTGTTctatgtgtgggaagggattcactcggtcatccagtctacagagacaccagtcagttcacactggggagaggccattcacctgttcagactgtgggaagagattcactcagtcatctcaactgaaggtacatcagcgggttcacactggggagaagccgttcacctgctcagactgtggcaaGGGGTTCACTCAATCATCCCATCTGCATAAACACCAGTCCGTTCAcaatggggagaggccgttcacctgttcagactgtgggaagggattcactcagtcatctcaattgaaagtacatcagcgaattcacactggggagaagccgttcatctgcacagactgtgggaagggattcactcagtcatcccacctactggctcACCAGtcggttcacactggagagaggccattcacctgcccagaatgtgggaagggattcactcactcgtccaacctacagagacaccagcgagttcacactggggagaggccgttcctctgctcagactgtgggaagagattcactcagtcatttaacCTGCTgacacaccagttagttcacactggggagaggccattctccgctcagactgtgggaagggattcactcgaaaTCTCAAGTGAAGGTAAATCAGCCAGCTGA